The Verrucomicrobiota bacterium genomic interval GCTCATAGTTGACAGCAAGTAGGGGCAAAATCTGGAGCGCTGTCAAGCAAATGAATGCACGAAATGAATGCGTGCGTCCCCCGCTGCACGTTCACGTTCCCATTGACCGCTCCGCCGCGTTTGCTATCCTTCGCCCCATGCCGCTTTCATGGAATGAAATCAGACACCGGGCCATCGCCTTTGCCAACGAATGGCAAGGCGAAACCCGCGAGGCTGCCGAGCGACAGACCTTCTGGAATGAGTTCTTCCATGTGTTCGGCATCCGCCGCCGCACGGTGGCCACGTTCGAGGAGCCGGTCAAGAAACTCTCAAGGGATTGGGGGTTCATTGACCTGTTCTGGCCCGGCAAACTGCTGGTCGAGCACAAGACCGCCGGGG includes:
- a CDS encoding type IIL restriction-modification enzyme MmeI; its protein translation is MPLSWNEIRHRAIAFANEWQGETREAAERQTFWNEFFHVFGIRRRTVATFEEPVKKLSRDWGFIDLFWPGKLLVEHKTAG